A genomic window from Artemia franciscana chromosome 14, ASM3288406v1, whole genome shotgun sequence includes:
- the LOC136035546 gene encoding synaptophysin-like isoform X1: MELDLDILKIPRGFIRILQFVFAVFAFACLTSFSTVIEFMVKCKDNGSETVHPVSIVYPFRLDHIHTAQACKDAFTYDYSGDFSSDAQFFVATGVLSMLYALGSLAFYLMCDDVYTNNKIYPLIDFIVCTVLAVFWLSGSSAWANGLQGLKYTSNPDNWLPKVPYCKENECATVFHGNFASLDISVLLGFLNFFLWASNLWFVYKETAWFQPRAPPPGVTIQTPVA; this comes from the exons atGGAGCTGGATTTAGATATTCTAAAAATCCCAAGAGGATTTATCAGAATTTTGCAATTT gtttttgctgtttttgcttttgcttGCCTTACTAGCTTCTCTACAGTTATTGAATTCATGGTTAAATGCAAGGACAATGGCAGTGAAACTGTCCATCCAGTGTCAATTGTCTACCCATTTAG ATTGGATCACATTCACACAGCTCAAGCATGCAAAGATGCATTCACTTATGATTATTCTGGTGATTTTTCTTCAGATGCTCAATTTTTTGTTGCTACTGGGGTTCTCTCAATGTTGTATGCCTTGGGCTCTTTGGCCTTCTACTTGATGTGTGATGACGTTTATACTAACAATAAAATTTATCCACTTATA GATTTCATTGTTTGTACTGTTCTTGCTGTGTTTTGGCTTTCTGGGAGCTCTGCATGGGCCAATGGGCTTCAGGGTCTAAAGTACACATCGAATCCAGACAACTGGCTCCCAAAAGTGCCATATTGTAAAGAGAACGAATGTGCCACAGTTTTTCATGGAAACTTCGCCTCCTTGGATATATCAGTT cttCTGGGATTCTTAAACTTCTTCCTCTGGGCATCTAATTTATGGTTTGTTTACAAAGAAACAGCTTGGTTTCAACCTCGTGCCCCGCCTCCAGGAGTTACTATCCAAACCCCGGTTGCTTAA
- the LOC136035546 gene encoding synaptophysin-like protein 2 isoform X2 yields MELDLDILKIPRGFIRILQFVFAVFAFACLTSFSTVIEFMVKCKDNGSETVHPVSIVYPFRLDHIHTAQACKDAFTYDYSGDFSSDAQFFVATGVLSMLYALGSLAFYLMCDDVYTNNKIYPLILLGFLNFFLWASNLWFVYKETAWFQPRAPPPGVTIQTPVA; encoded by the exons atGGAGCTGGATTTAGATATTCTAAAAATCCCAAGAGGATTTATCAGAATTTTGCAATTT gtttttgctgtttttgcttttgcttGCCTTACTAGCTTCTCTACAGTTATTGAATTCATGGTTAAATGCAAGGACAATGGCAGTGAAACTGTCCATCCAGTGTCAATTGTCTACCCATTTAG ATTGGATCACATTCACACAGCTCAAGCATGCAAAGATGCATTCACTTATGATTATTCTGGTGATTTTTCTTCAGATGCTCAATTTTTTGTTGCTACTGGGGTTCTCTCAATGTTGTATGCCTTGGGCTCTTTGGCCTTCTACTTGATGTGTGATGACGTTTATACTAACAATAAAATTTATCCACTTATA cttCTGGGATTCTTAAACTTCTTCCTCTGGGCATCTAATTTATGGTTTGTTTACAAAGAAACAGCTTGGTTTCAACCTCGTGCCCCGCCTCCAGGAGTTACTATCCAAACCCCGGTTGCTTAA